In Bradyrhizobium paxllaeri, the genomic stretch CTTCAAGCCACGTGAGCACAATCTGCTCTCCGTCCCCATCGCAGAGACCGTGTTCGAGCCCCAGGTCGGCGGTCACGTTTATGATCGAGGTGTCGATGGCAGCGAATGCCGCTGGGCGCGTGTGTTGGCTTTCGAGCCGCCAAATCGCGTGCTTCTAAGCTGGGACATCAGCCCGCGCTGGCAAATCGAAACCGATCCCGACAAGACGAGTGAATGGGAGGTGCGGTTCATCGCCGAGACGCCAAGCCGGACTCGGTTGGAGCTTGAGCACCGTCACCTCGAACGTCATGGCCAAGGTTGGGAAGGCGTGCGTGAAGGCGTTGAGGGCGATCAGGGTTGGCCGCTCTATCTGAAACGGTTCGCCGAGCGGATTGCCCGCGAGGCATGATGCTCGCGTATCCCATGCGACGTGATTGCGGAGGTCCGTATGGCAGCCTACTGGCTTAGCGTTGTCGGAGTGCTTGTCCTTTGCCTCCTGTCAATTTTGCTGGCGATCTATTCAGGATCGTCCAAAGGCAGGGCCGGGGCACTCTCCGGACCTGTCCTTCCAGCGGATGACGACAATCTGCTGTACCGGATCGATCGTGTTCACATGAACGCGGTGGAGGCGCTGACGCCTTTCGTCGTCCCGGCTGTACTGGCTATGATGGTGGGGGTAAGACCCGCCACGCTTGCGACGCTGGTATGGATCCATATCGCAATTCGCCTGATCCATCTTGCGGTCTATTTGCGCGGTGGCAACGCCGCCAAAGGCGGCAGCATCAGAACCATTCTTTATGTTTCAGGTGCGCTCGTAACTATCATTCTCATTGTAGTGACCACCGTGGCGGCCATCTAAAAACGTATCATTGGGCCGCTGACGACGGCGATAATTTCGGCATTTCGCCCTTAGCGGACCCGAAAGGCGGTCGCGCCGGATCGTAGCTTTTGCCGCCAACCGGAATGGCTGCGACGCAGAAAGGCCGTTTCAAATAGAATGTGAAGGCTGCCGGCTTGATGCGCGTCGCCCTGGTCCAACCCTTTGATGTGTGTTGACGTTTTCGAAAATGGCCAGCCCACGTTTCATTTTCGGCGAGCAATTTCTGATGAATTGCAGCACCCTGCTGCGGGCCTGCGAGCCTCAGGAGTAGGAATGCGTCGTCCTCAATTCATTTCAGAACATGCTCGTAACGCGCGGGGCATCTTGGGCCGGCTGATCGCGTTCATCATGGCTCGGGAAACCTGGAGCGAGAACATGCGCGCCATGGAAGCGCTCGGCATAGGACAGACCGACCAGGTCCTCGACGTTGGATGCGGTCATGGGCGCAGTCTGATGGAAATAGCTGCGCGAGCCCCTCGGGGGCGGAGTGTCGGCATAGACCCCTCCGAGTTGATGGCAGAGATCGCGGCCAAACGAAACCGAACGCTCATCGAAGCCGGTCGCATCGATGTGGTTCTTTCGAGTGTGGAATCGTTGCCTTTCCCCGATGACATGTTCGACAAGGCGCTATGCGTCCACGTGCTTTATTTTTGGAAGGACGTCGAAATGTCGCTGCGCGAGATCGAGCGCGTGCTGAAGCCGGGTGGCCGCCTTGCATTGTTGTTCCGCACGAACGCCGACCAGAAGGCCATCGCGTCGTTTCCGGCAGAAATCTACAGCTTTCCGAGACTGGCCGACGTACGGACAGTGCTCGAGCGAGCGGGCATGGAGGTCCGTGTTGCAGGGGATGGCGCGAACGAGCCTGCCCTTCTGTTGGCGACGAAACGATCTGCCTGACTGGCGGCCGGTCGCAATCAGGACAACGCAATCGTGCCCAGACGCGCCACGACGGCGTCGATCTCGTCAGCTGTGGTGTACCTTCCCAGGCTGAAGCGGATCGCTCCCATTCCGATCCGTTCTGGCACGCGCATCGCCGCGAGAACGGGCGAGAGCTCGATCTGCCCCGAATGGCACGCCGAACCCGTCGATGCCGCCACATTGCGCAACTGGCCCAAAATGTCCGCGCCGATCCTGCCGACGAATGACACGTTGAGAGTGTTCGGCAAACGATGCGTGGGATGGCCGTTGAGCGCGACGCCTTCGTTGAACCTGTCTTGCAGCGCCCTCCACAGGCGATCGCGCAGGGCCTCTACGTGCCTCATTGGCGCAAGGTCAGCCGCTAGTGCACAGGCAGTCCCAAGCCCGACCGCCAGCAGGGCGCTCTCGGTCCCGGCGCGTCGGCCCGATTCATGACCCGCGCCGTGGATCAACGGCTCAAGCTCAAGGCCTCGCCTGATATACAGCGCGCCGACGCCCTTTGGAGCGTAGAGCTTATGACCGGCGATTGTCAGCATATCGACACCGAGCTCATTCACCTTGGTCGGAATTTTTCCGACCGATTGGGCTGCATCAGTATGAAAACGGATTCCGTGCTGACGAGCGGCCGCGGCGACCTCAGCAATCGGCTGTATGGTACCGACTTCGTTGTTGGCGTGCATGATGCTGATCAGTACCGTCTCCGGAGTAATGGCGCGTCGCACGTCCTTTGGATCGATCAAGCCTGTCCCATCCACCGGAACGTACGTGACAGAAGCACCGAACCGTTCGAGAAACCGGCAGGGCGCAAGAACGGCGGGATGCTCGATGGCCGAGGTGATGATGTGCGTCTCTGGGCGGTTCGGCGCGAAGAATGTGCCCTCGATTGCCAGATTGTTTGCTTCACTGCCACCGCTGGTGAATACGATCTCGTCGGGTGCAGCACCGAGGAGTGCGGCGACTTGGCTGCGAGCCCGATCCAGCGCGGCCTTCGCCGGCGCGCTGGCCCAATGCCCGCTGGACGGATTGCCGAACGCGTCTTCCAAAAATGGCTGCATCGCCTCCGCCACGGCTGGATCAACCGGTGTGCTCGCGTTGTAATCGAGATAGATCGGCCGCATCGTCGCAGTCATTTGCCTGGCTCGTTGTGGTTAAGCTGCAGCCAGGGCAATTGCTCGTTCGCAAAGAAATGCCTCCCCGGTTGGAGTTCCGCCGCCCGGTCGAAGGCGCCGACGTGATAGTGCGTCTCCGCCGGAAAATGCACGGTAGCGCAGGTCAGGGTCGAGCCGCAGCGGGCACAGAAGCCGCGCGTCGTTCCCGGCGATGATTTGAACGTCGTGATGACGCCTTCGATCACTGTGACGGAGTCGTTCTCGAACCCAACGAATACGCTGACTGGGGCTCCGGAATGGCGACGGCAGCTACTGCAGTGACACCAGAAGACCCCCTTTGGCCGGCCACGTGCTTCGAAACGCACCGCGCCGCAGAGGCAACGTCCTGAATAGGTTTCGCTCACGGTCGCGCTCCAGGTCTGCTCTCCATGGCGACGGCGACGACTACGCCGGACAGAAAGGTCAGCGCGCCGATCATTCCGATCGCCCAGACCATGCCAAGCAGGTCGGCGATCA encodes the following:
- a CDS encoding SRPBCC family protein, with product MSIRVSAAPIKQSIVVEAPIERAFKVFTEDFGSFKPREHNLLSVPIAETVFEPQVGGHVYDRGVDGSECRWARVLAFEPPNRVLLSWDISPRWQIETDPDKTSEWEVRFIAETPSRTRLELEHRHLERHGQGWEGVREGVEGDQGWPLYLKRFAERIAREA
- a CDS encoding MAPEG family protein, producing the protein MAAYWLSVVGVLVLCLLSILLAIYSGSSKGRAGALSGPVLPADDDNLLYRIDRVHMNAVEALTPFVVPAVLAMMVGVRPATLATLVWIHIAIRLIHLAVYLRGGNAAKGGSIRTILYVSGALVTIILIVVTTVAAI
- a CDS encoding class I SAM-dependent methyltransferase, which translates into the protein MRRPQFISEHARNARGILGRLIAFIMARETWSENMRAMEALGIGQTDQVLDVGCGHGRSLMEIAARAPRGRSVGIDPSELMAEIAAKRNRTLIEAGRIDVVLSSVESLPFPDDMFDKALCVHVLYFWKDVEMSLREIERVLKPGGRLALLFRTNADQKAIASFPAEIYSFPRLADVRTVLERAGMEVRVAGDGANEPALLLATKRSA
- a CDS encoding cysteine desulfurase family protein, which gives rise to MTATMRPIYLDYNASTPVDPAVAEAMQPFLEDAFGNPSSGHWASAPAKAALDRARSQVAALLGAAPDEIVFTSGGSEANNLAIEGTFFAPNRPETHIITSAIEHPAVLAPCRFLERFGASVTYVPVDGTGLIDPKDVRRAITPETVLISIMHANNEVGTIQPIAEVAAAARQHGIRFHTDAAQSVGKIPTKVNELGVDMLTIAGHKLYAPKGVGALYIRRGLELEPLIHGAGHESGRRAGTESALLAVGLGTACALAADLAPMRHVEALRDRLWRALQDRFNEGVALNGHPTHRLPNTLNVSFVGRIGADILGQLRNVAASTGSACHSGQIELSPVLAAMRVPERIGMGAIRFSLGRYTTADEIDAVVARLGTIALS
- a CDS encoding GFA family protein, encoding MSETYSGRCLCGAVRFEARGRPKGVFWCHCSSCRRHSGAPVSVFVGFENDSVTVIEGVITTFKSSPGTTRGFCARCGSTLTCATVHFPAETHYHVGAFDRAAELQPGRHFFANEQLPWLQLNHNEPGK